From the genome of Bacteroidia bacterium:
GTGCAATACCCCCGTATCACGGAAATAGACTTTTGAGCTTTTCGTGAGCCGTTTCTTGATGTTAAAATGAAAAGGTTCCAGTTCCATTGTCACGAAGGAAGCGTGGAGATATTCCAGATAGCTTTTCAGTGTCACGTGGCTCACGCCCAAGGACTTGCCAATGTTGGAATAGTCCAGCAACTTGCCATTGAGCCAGGCCAGCATCTCCAGCAACCTGCGGGTTTGCACAGGGCTGGTAGGCAGGCCATACATCGGGAGGTCGCGCTGGATGTAGGTCGCGATAAAATTGTCGAGCCAATCCAAGCGTGCTTCGCTGTCCTTTTCCAGGATGGCATTTGGGAAGCCGCCAAAGAAGTGATGCTCGCCCACGGAAATTTCATGCGCCTTTAGCTCCTCGATATTGAAGGGCTGCAATTCCAGATAGGCCAACCGCCCGGCAAGCGTCTCTGAGGTGTCCTTCATAATATCAGGGTTGGCCGAGCCCAACAGCAGGAACCGCATGGGGCGTCTATCCTCATCAATGGCAGAGCGGAGTGCGGAAAAAAGTGCTGGCATGAGCTGTACTTCGTCTATCACCACGGTTTTGTCGCGATGGTCCGCGAAGAAAAGCTCAGGGTTCTCCAGCTTGTCCCGGTCGGAGGCTTTCTCGACATCAACATAAACGTATTCCCGCTCCATGCTTTTTACGAACGCTTTGGCAAGGGTAGTTTTACCGCACTGTCTGGGGCCGATAATGGCGATGGCGGGGAAGGTTTTGGCGTAACGGGCCAGCTTTTTTGTGCGAGCTCTTTCTATCATAACCTTGAAATATGCAAGACAAACTTACAAAATTCAAGAATAATGCCTGCTAAACTTGAAATATGTAAGGGGCGCTTACAAAATTCAAGTTTAGCGGTTAATAGGTTCTTCTACGTTTCTGATTGAGTTGCTGAAAATGGGAAGGCCATAAGTATTCAGCGGATCGGATCACAGTCTTTAATTTAGCCAAATACACACAAGCCTCACAGCATGTCCCTCATCGAAACCCTTACCAACCTCATTCACGGCACGGGTAAAGTTTGATGCCCTGCAAAAGGCGGTAAAAGACTACCTGCACAGCCACGATCCCATGATGATTCACGGCTACATCAGCTATGGGACGCGGGACAATCTCTATGTGCGAGGGCGCGTCTTGGAGAACGAGGGCATCACCCTGGCCAATCCCCACGATTCGCTCTTTACGAATATGAAGAACATGGCGAAGCGCCTGGAAAGCGATGAAATCCCGGGCGTGAAACTCAGGCTGAAATATGGAACGGTGGAGGTAGAAACCGTTTCTGATGAGGAAGGATATTTCAATGCAGAACTTCGGGTACAGGGGCTGCCCGAAAATAAGTTGTGGCACGAAGTGGAAATCACGGCAATTGTGGCTCCCGAACCTTACCTGGCCGGTACAAAGACCAGGGCCGAAATCCTGGTGCCGCCTGTGGATGCCCGCTTTGGCGTCATCAGCGATGTAGACGACACGATCCTCGAGACGGGCGCGACCTCGCTATTCAAAATGGCGCGGAATACTTTCTTCTTGAACGAGAAGACCCGCGCCCCGCTGGAGGGTGCGGCCGATTTCTATAAGCTGCTGGCCAACAATGCCCCGGGGGAAACGCGCAATCCGTTCTTCTACGTGAGCAGCAGCCCCTGGAACATTTACGACTTCCTGTTCCAGTTCCTTGCGCTGAACCTCTTCCCCATCGGGCCAATATTGCTCAAGGATTATGGGATCTCCAAGGGCACCTTGTTTTCAAGCGGCCACCTGGACCACAAATATTCCAATATCAAAAACCTCCTTGAAGCCTATCCCCAATTGCCCTTCATCCTGATTGGCGACAGTGGCCAGAAGGACCCAGGGATTTACCAGAAAGTGGTGCAGGACTTTCCTGACAGAATAAGCGCGATCTACATCCGTGATGTGAAAGTGAAGCGCAGGAGCAAGATCATCCTGCCAATTCTGGAGGAGATGAACCGGGGCAAGGTGCCGATGATACTGGTGGAGAACTCCGATGTGGCCACAAAAGATGCACGGCAACGGGGCTTTATCTAAGCACGCTTTCAAACTCCCTCTCAGGGAGTAATGGTATTTCAGGCGTTGCTAAGGATAGAGCTTCCGGTCTTCCCACTCCTTGAACCGGTCCAGCTCATCGCTGATGGAATTGTATACCCACATAATCACTACCAGATCATCTACATAGCCGATTAAAGGAATAAAATCGGGAACCAGGTCAATGAGCAGCACGAAATAAAGAATACCGGCAATTATCTTTATCAGCACCTCCCACGGGACATGAGGATAATTTCCCTGATAGTACGCCTTCAGCATTCTAAGCAAAAGCGTTATCTTGTCCTTACCCTCCTTTTGCAGTGATCCGCGGTCCTGCTCCGAACCAATTTTGTCATAAGCGCCCTCCACCAGGTCCAGCACTTTGTTTTTCTTGGCCGCTAAAGCTATAGCCGTGGCAAACACACTTTTTAATATCCGCGCTATGCCAGTATGCTTTTCCCCACCGGCCTGCTTTTTCTTTCTCCATTTTTTCCGGGCTTTTTCTGCCTTGCCCTTAGCGCGGTCATACTGTTTTTGCGCATCAGCCTCAGTGCCTTCAAAAAGTTCCTCGGCACGGCCCTTCATCTTGTCCGCGAAGCCAAGAAAATCCTGCTCGGCTTTTTCAATCTGTGCTTTGGCCTTGGCCGTTGTTACTGCTAACTTATTTTGGATGTCCATTTCCGCCATGTTTTGAATAGTAAAAGTAGTAATCCCGTAAAATGTTGAGATAGAAGAAAGATCTTTTTAAAACAAAATTTTTATCTTTAGCCGGTTAACCCCGAAAAGCAAACCCCGATGAATGGATCAGAAAGCCACACGCTGCTGATCGTAAATAACGATCGCAGATTTTGTAAAAAGCTAAAGGCCGCACTTGTACCCGATCAGGCCATGGTACTAACTGCTCATAATGAGGTTACTGCTAAGGCAATCCTCGAACAAGATGATCCTGATGTCATTATTCTCGATCTGGATTCAATTGAGGCCACTGCGGTGAGGATGATAGAATTAGCGAGAATTCAGAATAAAGAGGTATCACTGATCGCACTGGGTCAAAAAAGAGCATACCAGATAATGCAAGCTGTATATGATGCAGGAGTAGACAGCTACTTGAGGAAACCTTTTGACTTACTTGAGATTTTAATCTTAACCAGAAGGTATTTAAGGAAGCCCTGTTTGAAGAATAACCTTGTTCGGGTGCAGGATCTGGTTATAAATAAAAAGACTCATGAGGTGGTACGAGCCAAGAGATCAATAAACCTTTCACCAAAGAAATTTGAACTTTTGACCTACCTCGTTAATCATCCCAACAGGGTAATATATAAGGAGGAATTAGCCAGAAATGTGTGGAAAGAAAATTTTGAGCGGAATACAAACATTATCAGTGTTTA
Proteins encoded in this window:
- a CDS encoding YkvA family protein, with amino-acid sequence MDIQNKLAVTTAKAKAQIEKAEQDFLGFADKMKGRAEELFEGTEADAQKQYDRAKGKAEKARKKWRKKKQAGGEKHTGIARILKSVFATAIALAAKKNKVLDLVEGAYDKIGSEQDRGSLQKEGKDKITLLLRMLKAYYQGNYPHVPWEVLIKIIAGILYFVLLIDLVPDFIPLIGYVDDLVVIMWVYNSISDELDRFKEWEDRKLYP
- a CDS encoding phosphatase domain-containing protein; its protein translation is MMIHGYISYGTRDNLYVRGRVLENEGITLANPHDSLFTNMKNMAKRLESDEIPGVKLRLKYGTVEVETVSDEEGYFNAELRVQGLPENKLWHEVEITAIVAPEPYLAGTKTRAEILVPPVDARFGVISDVDDTILETGATSLFKMARNTFFLNEKTRAPLEGAADFYKLLANNAPGETRNPFFYVSSSPWNIYDFLFQFLALNLFPIGPILLKDYGISKGTLFSSGHLDHKYSNIKNLLEAYPQLPFILIGDSGQKDPGIYQKVVQDFPDRISAIYIRDVKVKRRSKIILPILEEMNRGKVPMILVENSDVATKDARQRGFI
- a CDS encoding ATP-binding protein, with amino-acid sequence MIERARTKKLARYAKTFPAIAIIGPRQCGKTTLAKAFVKSMEREYVYVDVEKASDRDKLENPELFFADHRDKTVVIDEVQLMPALFSALRSAIDEDRRPMRFLLLGSANPDIMKDTSETLAGRLAYLELQPFNIEELKAHEISVGEHHFFGGFPNAILEKDSEARLDWLDNFIATYIQRDLPMYGLPTSPVQTRRLLEMLAWLNGKLLDYSNIGKSLGVSHVTLKSYLEYLHASFVTMELEPFHFNIKKRLTKSSKVYFRDTGVLHRFLKLANYNELLSTPFLGNSWETYVINQIYSLKNDEVELFFYRTYSGAELDLVLAKGMKPMATVEIKFSEKPDLTRGNTTSIKDLGSTDNYVIVPGEQDYRKSETIRVCGLRQFLEGYLPKFQ
- a CDS encoding response regulator transcription factor, producing the protein MNGSESHTLLIVNNDRRFCKKLKAALVPDQAMVLTAHNEVTAKAILEQDDPDVIILDLDSIEATAVRMIELARIQNKEVSLIALGQKRAYQIMQAVYDAGVDSYLRKPFDLLEILILTRRYLRKPCLKNNLVRVQDLVINKKTHEVVRAKRSINLSPKKFELLTYLVNHPNRVIYKEELARNVWKENFERNTNIISVYISYLRKEIDGGFDHKLIHTKVGCGYIFKT